One part of the Sorangiineae bacterium MSr11954 genome encodes these proteins:
- a CDS encoding type II toxin-antitoxin system Phd/YefM family antitoxin: MKEVNVHEAKTHLSRLLQRVSAGEEIVIARGGRPIAKIVPYRETPQRIFGIDEGVFDVPDDFDAPLPQDVLAAFSR, translated from the coding sequence ATGAAGGAAGTCAACGTTCACGAGGCGAAAACGCACCTTTCGCGCCTCTTGCAGCGCGTGAGCGCTGGAGAAGAAATCGTGATCGCACGAGGTGGACGGCCCATCGCCAAAATCGTCCCCTATCGCGAGACTCCGCAGCGCATCTTCGGCATCGACGAGGGCGTCTTCGATGTTCCGGACGATTTCGATGCACCGCTGCCGCAAGACGTCCTCGCGGCGTTTTCGCGATGA
- a CDS encoding alpha/beta fold hydrolase: protein MLLHGLLFDGAMWDEQVGPLAELGRVVVIDAPGHGKSEVPPPFSLDDHARALVDALDALGIFKALLIGLSWGGMIAMRAALDNPMRIVALGLLDTSAETEGRVQRIKNRVLNGMYRNVGMPPALFATQVAPLLFGQKTLRERPELVERAYTHLSGFPRLGVSRAVKAVSVERPSILDKVRAISCPTLILCGREDTATPPARSEAIANRVPRATLKYIDNAGHSSTIEQPAAVTAALVPFVREHLANAQPSA, encoded by the coding sequence GTGTTGCTGCATGGGTTGCTCTTCGATGGGGCCATGTGGGACGAGCAAGTGGGGCCCCTTGCAGAGCTGGGGCGCGTGGTGGTGATTGACGCGCCAGGGCACGGCAAGAGTGAGGTCCCGCCGCCATTTTCGCTCGATGATCATGCGCGGGCGCTGGTGGATGCGCTCGATGCGCTCGGGATCTTCAAGGCGTTGCTCATCGGGCTCTCGTGGGGAGGCATGATCGCCATGCGCGCGGCGCTCGATAACCCCATGCGCATCGTGGCGCTGGGGTTGCTCGATACCAGCGCGGAGACCGAGGGGCGCGTGCAGCGGATCAAGAACCGTGTGCTCAACGGCATGTACCGCAACGTGGGGATGCCGCCGGCGCTCTTTGCGACCCAGGTGGCGCCGCTGCTCTTTGGACAGAAGACCTTGCGCGAGCGGCCGGAGTTGGTGGAGCGGGCGTACACCCACTTGAGCGGGTTTCCGCGGCTCGGTGTGAGCCGTGCGGTGAAGGCCGTGTCGGTGGAGCGGCCGAGCATCCTCGACAAAGTGCGGGCCATCAGCTGTCCGACCCTCATTTTGTGCGGCCGGGAGGACACGGCGACGCCGCCCGCGCGCTCGGAGGCCATCGCCAACCGCGTGCCGCGCGCCACGTTGAAGTACATCGACAACGCGGGCCACTCGAGCACCATCGAGCAGCCGGCCGCCGTGACGGCCGCGTTGGTGCCCTTCGTGCGCGAGCACCTCGCGAACGCGCAGCCCAGCGCGTAA
- a CDS encoding DUF3943 domain-containing protein, with product MAHASALLIGVRFAEVYLYPEPFADGKPEHIFERYRDTFTKPPIFDSDKPFFRWDGDPLAINVVGHGLMGSELYLRARTCHFGWAGSLAFAIGGTVTWEYLFEGNGVRPSALDLVYTPLGGALIGEARYLAFRGAQSLQSPLARSILSALVDPFGELERHAMASPC from the coding sequence TTGGCGCACGCCAGCGCGTTGCTCATCGGGGTGCGCTTCGCGGAGGTGTACCTGTATCCCGAGCCTTTTGCGGACGGCAAACCGGAGCACATCTTCGAGCGGTACCGCGATACCTTTACCAAGCCGCCCATCTTCGACTCGGACAAGCCGTTCTTCCGGTGGGACGGCGATCCTTTGGCCATCAATGTCGTCGGCCATGGCTTGATGGGCAGCGAGCTTTATCTCCGCGCGCGCACCTGCCATTTCGGCTGGGCGGGCTCCCTCGCCTTCGCCATCGGCGGCACCGTGACCTGGGAGTACCTCTTCGAAGGAAACGGCGTGCGCCCCTCGGCGCTCGATCTCGTCTACACGCCCCTCGGCGGAGCGCTGATCGGCGAAGCGCGCTACCTCGCCTTCCGCGGCGCGCAGTCCCTCCAATCCCCGCTCGCGCGCTCGATCCTCTCGGCGCTGGTCGATCCCTTCGGAGAGCTCGAACGCCACGCGATGGCGAGCCCCTGCTGA
- a CDS encoding Stp1/IreP family PP2C-type Ser/Thr phosphatase: MIDSIRFFAATDVGRVREHNEDNFLVDKKLALFVVADGMGGHAAGEVASAIAVRTLHEEIKREKDLIEDYVSGATGAQKVTQKDIIALLEHAVQRACAKIHEEAQGDTDKRGMGTTLSAIIVLGHQAFIAHVGDSRIYMMRGDEVHQVTEDHTVHNELIKRGKLSREQIEKVAHKNAITRAVGVYERVEVDTLVVELLPSDTFVLASDGLTGYLQSVQELSEHLKKEGDVAAKALVDLANERGGKDNITLIIVKLGEEGASDDERARRLALKRDVLARMPLFARLTERELLRVMQAVEVRSYVEGDVVIQEGDRGDELFIVLEGRVRVSRGEATLTHLGPGEHVGEMALIRSVPRSATVTAAGGPAELIAIRRMDFFEILRKEHELAVKLLWQFLGVLADRLDQTSSELRHAREELSAEDITADIFAVVEHPTSPFPVR, encoded by the coding sequence ATGATCGACTCGATACGCTTCTTCGCCGCCACCGATGTCGGGAGGGTCCGCGAGCACAACGAGGACAACTTCCTCGTCGACAAGAAGCTCGCGCTCTTCGTCGTGGCCGATGGCATGGGCGGGCACGCCGCCGGCGAGGTAGCCAGCGCCATCGCCGTGCGCACCCTGCACGAGGAGATCAAGCGCGAGAAAGACCTGATCGAGGACTACGTCTCCGGCGCCACCGGCGCGCAAAAGGTGACGCAAAAAGACATTATCGCCTTGCTCGAGCACGCGGTGCAGCGCGCCTGCGCCAAGATCCACGAGGAAGCGCAGGGCGACACCGACAAGCGCGGGATGGGCACCACCCTGAGCGCCATCATCGTGCTCGGGCACCAAGCCTTCATCGCCCACGTGGGCGACAGCCGCATCTACATGATGCGCGGCGACGAGGTGCACCAGGTCACCGAAGACCATACGGTGCACAACGAGCTCATCAAACGCGGCAAGCTCTCGCGCGAGCAGATCGAGAAAGTCGCGCATAAAAACGCCATCACCCGCGCGGTGGGCGTCTACGAGCGGGTGGAGGTCGACACCTTGGTGGTCGAGCTGCTCCCGAGCGACACCTTCGTGCTCGCGAGCGATGGGCTCACCGGGTACCTGCAGAGCGTCCAAGAGCTCTCGGAGCACCTGAAGAAGGAGGGCGACGTCGCCGCCAAAGCGCTGGTCGACTTGGCCAATGAGCGCGGCGGCAAGGACAACATCACCCTCATCATCGTCAAGCTCGGCGAAGAAGGCGCCAGCGACGACGAGCGAGCCCGCCGCCTCGCCCTCAAGCGCGACGTCTTGGCGCGCATGCCGCTCTTTGCGCGGCTCACCGAGCGCGAGCTTTTGCGCGTGATGCAAGCGGTGGAGGTTCGCTCGTATGTCGAGGGCGATGTGGTCATCCAAGAGGGCGACCGCGGCGACGAGCTGTTCATCGTGCTCGAAGGGCGCGTGCGCGTCTCGCGCGGCGAGGCCACGCTGACCCACTTGGGGCCGGGTGAGCACGTGGGCGAGATGGCGCTCATTCGCAGCGTGCCCCGCTCGGCGACGGTCACCGCGGCGGGCGGGCCGGCGGAGCTCATTGCCATCCGGCGCATGGACTTCTTCGAGATCTTGCGCAAGGAGCACGAGCTCGCGGTCAAGCTCCTCTGGCAGTTTTTGGGCGTGCTCGCGGATCGACTCGATCAAACGAGCAGCGAGCTCCGCCACGCGCGCGAGGAGCTGTCGGCCGAGGACATCACGGCCGATATCTTCGCCGTCGTGGAGCATCCCACCTCGCCATTTCCGGTACGTTGA
- a CDS encoding RES family NAD+ phosphorylase encodes MVLDAYRAVESQHVTSTRKLVDSDAEQQLLEELIDTVKPPVPNGADFRGLHYLLYTPFRHPPLRWGSRFGTRAERGMWYGSGDVETCFAEVAYYRLLFLEGTSADLGIVSIELTTFLANIAAERGVDLLKPPFQAHQHLISSKTSYATAQPLGRDMRAAGVQAFLFASARTTTERTESSPMRGVNVGLFDPVFASKKPAQTKYQTWTCTTSRDKVEVARKTIAHPLTKAGESLVFPRTDFEVDGAFPVCA; translated from the coding sequence TTGGTACTGGATGCTTATCGCGCGGTCGAGTCGCAGCATGTCACATCGACCCGCAAGCTCGTCGACTCCGACGCCGAGCAGCAACTCTTGGAAGAGCTCATCGATACGGTGAAACCGCCCGTACCGAATGGAGCGGATTTTCGGGGGCTGCATTATCTGCTTTATACCCCCTTTCGCCATCCGCCCTTGCGCTGGGGCTCCCGCTTCGGAACGCGGGCCGAGCGAGGCATGTGGTACGGATCGGGGGACGTCGAAACCTGCTTTGCCGAAGTGGCCTATTACCGGCTGCTCTTTCTCGAGGGGACGAGCGCCGATCTGGGGATCGTGAGCATCGAGCTCACCACCTTCCTCGCCAACATCGCGGCCGAGCGCGGCGTCGATCTTTTGAAGCCGCCCTTTCAGGCGCATCAACATCTCATTTCGTCCAAGACGTCGTATGCCACGGCCCAGCCGCTGGGGCGCGACATGCGGGCCGCCGGCGTGCAGGCGTTTCTCTTCGCGTCCGCGCGCACCACCACCGAGCGCACGGAGTCGAGCCCGATGCGCGGGGTCAATGTGGGGCTCTTCGACCCGGTGTTCGCGAGCAAGAAGCCGGCGCAGACCAAATATCAAACTTGGACATGCACGACCAGCCGCGACAAAGTCGAAGTCGCCCGGAAGACCATCGCCCACCCGCTCACCAAGGCCGGCGAGTCCCTCGTTTTTCCGCGCACCGACTTCGAAGTCGATGGTGCATTTCCCGTCTGCGCGTAG
- a CDS encoding DUF2384 domain-containing protein, with product MNQVAPSPEEGIVLTKAVLRVAEALGLSQRDLARILGVSEATVSRLLTSTMISPHKKEGELALLLVRVFRGLDSLVGGDERKVQAWFHAPNAHVGGIPAERVMTVEGLVEVATYLDAMRGHV from the coding sequence ATGAACCAAGTCGCGCCCAGCCCCGAGGAGGGGATCGTTCTTACGAAGGCGGTTCTCCGCGTCGCGGAGGCCCTCGGCCTCTCCCAACGTGATCTTGCACGCATCCTGGGTGTGAGCGAGGCCACGGTGTCGAGGCTCCTCACCAGCACCATGATTTCGCCGCACAAAAAAGAAGGCGAGCTGGCGCTGCTCTTGGTGCGCGTCTTCCGCGGGCTCGATTCGCTCGTGGGGGGTGATGAGCGGAAAGTTCAAGCCTGGTTTCATGCTCCCAATGCCCACGTGGGCGGGATACCCGCCGAGAGGGTCATGACGGTGGAAGGGTTGGTGGAAGTTGCCACTTATCTCGACGCGATGCGCGGCCACGTGTAG
- a CDS encoding low temperature requirement protein A yields the protein MSARDPHEEGRIASALELLFDLCFVVAVAQAAAQLHHALSGDAAHHVAPHIGHGLLGYALVFYAIFWAWLNFTWFASAFDTDDGMFRFTTLVQIGGVLVLAAGVPAAFEALDFTVPVMGYVIMRLAMVSQWLRVAKSCPELRPTAMRYAIGIVLVQIGWLLWLWIPHGPMALAAFAVLALGEGAVPVVAENAGQTPWHRHHITERYGLFNIIVLGEVITASTAAIGDAAGGHSGHVLPMIGLAAAGLVIVFSMWSLYFDHPAHHVLTSFGRAIAFGFGHIVIFAAAAMVGAGIEVAIDFDTGKTSLGPVAAALALTVPVAIYLLAVWLLIIRHLRTGPASYAFPVSALAVLAVSFSPAPIHISAAILATLVFFTGRTKS from the coding sequence ATGAGCGCGCGCGATCCCCACGAGGAAGGAAGGATCGCCAGCGCGCTCGAGCTGCTGTTCGATCTCTGCTTCGTGGTCGCCGTCGCGCAAGCGGCCGCGCAGCTGCATCATGCGCTCTCGGGGGATGCCGCGCACCATGTTGCGCCGCACATCGGGCATGGCCTGCTCGGTTACGCCTTGGTGTTTTACGCCATCTTCTGGGCGTGGCTGAATTTCACTTGGTTCGCGTCCGCGTTCGACACCGACGATGGGATGTTCCGATTCACCACCCTCGTCCAAATCGGTGGGGTGCTCGTCCTCGCCGCGGGCGTGCCGGCCGCGTTCGAGGCGCTCGACTTTACGGTGCCCGTCATGGGCTACGTCATCATGCGGCTGGCCATGGTCTCGCAGTGGCTGCGGGTCGCCAAGAGTTGCCCCGAGCTTCGCCCCACCGCCATGCGGTATGCGATCGGCATCGTCCTCGTGCAGATCGGCTGGCTGCTCTGGTTGTGGATCCCGCACGGCCCCATGGCGCTGGCGGCGTTTGCCGTGCTCGCACTGGGCGAAGGGGCCGTGCCCGTGGTGGCCGAAAACGCGGGACAGACCCCGTGGCATCGCCATCACATCACCGAGCGCTATGGGCTCTTCAACATCATCGTGCTCGGTGAGGTCATAACCGCATCGACCGCCGCCATCGGCGATGCCGCGGGAGGCCACTCCGGGCATGTGCTCCCCATGATCGGGCTCGCGGCGGCGGGCCTCGTCATCGTCTTTTCCATGTGGTCGCTGTATTTCGATCACCCGGCGCACCACGTGCTCACGAGCTTCGGGCGCGCCATTGCCTTTGGCTTCGGGCACATCGTGATCTTCGCGGCGGCCGCCATGGTGGGCGCCGGCATCGAGGTGGCGATCGATTTCGATACGGGGAAGACCTCCCTCGGCCCGGTCGCCGCTGCCCTGGCCCTCACCGTGCCGGTGGCGATTTACTTGCTCGCCGTGTGGCTCCTCATCATCCGCCACCTGCGGACGGGCCCGGCGAGTTACGCCTTTCCGGTGAGCGCGCTGGCGGTTCTTGCCGTCTCCTTCTCACCGGCGCCAATCCACATTTCCGCAGCAATTCTCGCAACTTTGGTGTTCTTTACGGGGAGGACCAAATCATGA
- a CDS encoding CAP domain-containing protein encodes MTDDNGTRSDAGIGGSAGGRDGGGGGNGKDSGTNPPPTQPPPPTGSDATSICVDKINAYRATLGLPPYARWSDKEVCASGQAKSDSETSKPHGAFGKCSEWAQNECPGWPGPAEKMIPGCLEMMWGEGPGGGHYDNMSSKKYTKVACGFYTMPNGKVWAVQDFQ; translated from the coding sequence GTGACCGACGACAACGGCACGCGCAGCGATGCCGGGATCGGTGGAAGCGCGGGCGGGCGAGACGGCGGCGGTGGTGGAAATGGCAAAGACAGCGGCACGAACCCGCCGCCGACGCAACCTCCGCCTCCAACGGGCAGCGATGCGACGAGCATCTGCGTCGACAAGATCAACGCCTACCGCGCAACCTTGGGCCTCCCGCCCTACGCGCGCTGGAGCGACAAAGAGGTATGCGCCAGCGGCCAAGCCAAGAGCGACTCCGAAACGAGCAAGCCGCACGGCGCCTTTGGCAAATGCAGCGAGTGGGCACAAAACGAGTGTCCAGGCTGGCCTGGCCCGGCCGAAAAGATGATCCCCGGTTGCCTCGAGATGATGTGGGGCGAAGGCCCGGGCGGTGGCCACTACGACAACATGAGCAGCAAAAAATACACGAAGGTCGCGTGCGGCTTCTACACGATGCCCAACGGCAAAGTCTGGGCGGTGCAAGACTTCCAATGA
- a CDS encoding PrsW family intramembrane metalloprotease, whose translation MLKRLFVSRSGHERLLVPALAAFIVTLAVGFAIGSYASLHASSEEERASSLTASGKFAAAEAIYVQLLHERPNMAIVLAFLDNHARAITDRIRRRLQSQSFDDPMQKSEGAILDEEAIDAMLAHDLPPDVSLLGRFWRGVEKDAVSRAVRDQVLAGAKREPPLPWHNHLLGREAEQSGALLDAAGYYEREGMTFPERASDVDGALNLWMNVDAWDHVRGRLQDARVWAAAGNLTKYRFAVHERDWKAAVWELTLSWKKRWHGAGLWMSAVSALAWAFMCARLGKLGERPKFRIPLYVVAFGLGVASVIPTMFLIAVEESRLKLIETGDVVRDMLFYVFGVGLREEASKALLFLPLVPILRRWGDKLDVLVAGAMVGLGFAAEENIDYVAQGALHSGLARFLTANFLHMAMTGIFATALYEFLSDRERYAAHFLRVSLFVVGLHGAYDFFLSHEELGGSYFAMTVFLFLTKPFLDAVDAARRRADKGISVLQAFVLAIAVVTGVTFVYATHAVGPQQAALMMTQGLVGVAILLFFFVRSLRAM comes from the coding sequence ATGTTGAAGAGGCTCTTCGTTTCGAGATCGGGGCACGAGCGGTTGCTGGTCCCCGCGTTGGCGGCCTTCATCGTGACCCTCGCGGTAGGCTTTGCCATCGGCTCGTATGCGAGCCTCCACGCCTCTTCGGAGGAAGAGCGCGCGTCGTCGCTGACGGCCAGCGGTAAGTTTGCGGCGGCCGAGGCCATTTACGTGCAGCTCCTGCACGAGCGGCCGAACATGGCCATCGTGCTCGCCTTCTTGGACAATCATGCGCGCGCCATCACCGACCGCATCCGCCGGAGGCTGCAGTCGCAGTCGTTCGACGATCCCATGCAGAAGAGCGAAGGGGCGATCCTCGACGAGGAGGCCATCGACGCCATGCTGGCGCATGATCTGCCGCCCGATGTGTCGCTCCTCGGGCGCTTCTGGCGCGGGGTGGAGAAGGACGCGGTGTCTCGGGCCGTGCGCGATCAGGTGCTGGCGGGCGCGAAGCGTGAGCCGCCGCTGCCTTGGCACAATCATCTGCTCGGTCGCGAGGCGGAGCAGTCGGGCGCGCTGCTCGATGCGGCGGGGTACTACGAGCGCGAGGGCATGACCTTTCCGGAGCGGGCGTCCGATGTGGATGGTGCGCTCAACCTTTGGATGAACGTGGATGCGTGGGACCACGTGCGGGGGCGGTTGCAAGATGCACGCGTCTGGGCGGCCGCCGGCAACCTCACCAAGTATCGGTTCGCCGTGCACGAGCGCGATTGGAAGGCGGCCGTGTGGGAGCTCACGCTCAGCTGGAAGAAGCGATGGCATGGCGCGGGCCTCTGGATGAGCGCCGTTTCGGCGCTCGCGTGGGCCTTCATGTGCGCTCGGTTGGGGAAGCTGGGCGAGCGCCCGAAGTTTCGGATCCCGCTCTACGTGGTGGCCTTCGGGCTCGGCGTCGCCAGCGTGATCCCGACCATGTTCCTCATCGCGGTGGAGGAGTCGCGCCTCAAGCTGATCGAAACCGGTGACGTCGTGCGCGATATGCTCTTTTACGTCTTTGGCGTGGGGCTGCGCGAGGAAGCGTCCAAGGCGCTTTTGTTTCTGCCGCTCGTTCCCATCTTGCGAAGATGGGGGGACAAGCTGGACGTGCTGGTCGCCGGCGCCATGGTGGGCCTCGGGTTCGCGGCGGAGGAGAACATCGACTACGTGGCGCAGGGCGCGCTCCATAGCGGGCTCGCGCGCTTTCTGACCGCCAACTTCCTCCATATGGCGATGACGGGGATCTTCGCCACCGCGCTCTACGAGTTCCTCTCCGACCGCGAACGCTACGCCGCGCACTTCCTCCGCGTCTCCCTGTTCGTGGTGGGGCTGCACGGCGCGTACGACTTTTTTCTTTCGCACGAGGAGCTCGGCGGCTCCTACTTCGCGATGACCGTCTTCCTCTTTCTCACCAAGCCGTTCCTCGACGCCGTCGACGCCGCCCGCCGCCGCGCCGACAAGGGGATCTCGGTGCTGCAAGCCTTCGTCTTGGCCATCGCCGTGGTGACGGGGGTGACCTTCGTCTATGCGACCCACGCCGTGGGGCCGCAGCAGGCCGCGCTCATGATGACGCAGGGCCTGGTCGGCGTCGCCATTTTGCTGTTCTTCTTCGTGCGCTCGCTGCGGGCGATGTAG
- a CDS encoding sigma-54 dependent transcriptional regulator — protein sequence MARGHLLVVDDEPSILTTLQKALSLEGYAVDVAGGVRVADEKLKKRSYDLCLFDVMLPDGDGLELLQRLRTAKVEIPVIMMSGHATIDTAVRATRLGALNFLEKPINTDALLIAVETALRLDRAEAEARALRLASGAGSDLVGESPAIKKLMEQIGRAARSHASVLVTGERGTGKELVARAIHQMSPRAKGPLEKLNCAALPSELIESELFGHEAGAFTGATKQRRGKFERASGGTLFLDEVGDMPLPMQAKLLRVLQEREIERIGGNETIKVDTRVVAATNRDLVAACDKGEFRPDLYDRLNVVPLALPPLRARREDIPLLARHFLELAARTNDRRDMRMTDDALGVLSAYSFPGNVRELRNLIERLVILTPDDVIVGDDVRTCLPGGGSPKTAGLYRPGTPFRVLVEEAERTILSEAIAHHGGQMAATARALDLERSHLYKKSRALGLRGDKGDSDDEG from the coding sequence ATGGCGCGCGGGCACCTTCTCGTCGTGGACGACGAGCCTTCCATCCTGACCACCCTACAAAAAGCCCTCTCACTGGAAGGCTATGCTGTCGATGTCGCGGGCGGGGTCCGCGTCGCCGACGAAAAGCTGAAGAAGCGCAGCTACGACCTCTGCCTCTTCGATGTCATGCTGCCGGACGGCGACGGCCTGGAGCTCCTGCAGCGCCTTCGCACCGCCAAGGTGGAGATCCCGGTCATCATGATGAGCGGCCACGCGACCATCGACACCGCGGTCCGGGCCACCCGTTTGGGCGCGCTCAATTTCCTGGAGAAGCCCATCAACACCGATGCGCTGCTCATCGCGGTCGAAACCGCCCTGCGCCTCGATCGCGCGGAGGCCGAGGCCCGGGCCCTGCGCCTGGCGAGCGGCGCCGGCTCCGATCTGGTCGGCGAGAGCCCCGCCATCAAGAAGCTCATGGAGCAGATCGGCCGCGCGGCGCGGAGCCATGCGAGCGTGCTGGTCACCGGGGAGCGGGGCACCGGCAAGGAGCTGGTCGCCCGGGCCATCCATCAAATGTCGCCGCGCGCCAAGGGGCCGCTCGAGAAGCTCAATTGCGCGGCTTTGCCCAGTGAGCTCATCGAGAGCGAGCTCTTTGGCCACGAGGCCGGCGCCTTCACGGGCGCCACCAAGCAGCGCCGCGGGAAGTTCGAGCGCGCCAGCGGCGGCACCCTCTTCCTCGACGAGGTGGGGGATATGCCGCTGCCCATGCAGGCCAAGCTCCTGCGGGTGCTGCAGGAGCGCGAGATCGAGCGCATCGGCGGCAACGAGACCATCAAGGTCGACACGCGCGTGGTCGCCGCCACCAACCGCGACCTGGTCGCCGCCTGCGACAAGGGCGAGTTCCGGCCCGATCTCTACGATCGGCTGAACGTCGTTCCGCTGGCCCTTCCTCCTCTTCGTGCGCGGCGTGAAGACATTCCGCTCTTGGCCCGTCACTTTCTGGAGCTCGCGGCGCGCACCAACGATCGGCGCGACATGCGCATGACGGACGATGCGCTCGGGGTCCTCTCGGCGTACAGCTTCCCCGGCAACGTTCGCGAGCTCCGCAATTTGATCGAGCGCCTGGTGATCCTCACCCCGGACGACGTCATCGTGGGGGACGACGTCCGAACGTGCCTCCCCGGCGGCGGCTCGCCGAAGACCGCCGGCCTCTATCGCCCCGGGACGCCCTTCCGGGTGCTCGTCGAAGAGGCCGAGCGGACGATCTTGTCCGAGGCCATCGCCCACCACGGCGGTCAGATGGCCGCGACGGCGCGCGCGCTCGATCTGGAGCGAAGCCACCTTTACAAGAAGTCGCGCGCGCTCGGCCTGCGCGGCGACAAAGGCGATAGCGACGACGAAGGGTGA
- a CDS encoding DUF58 domain-containing protein, with translation MSSAQGIRQKLDWGKIAPLRLRSRLVAEGVYAGGHRSARRGAGVEFGGHRAYTPGDDLRWLDRRSLLLHDRLLVRQFETETDRALRLVVDRTASMGYRGSRAPGAKLAWSALVAAALGRVAIESGDPVGLTLFGGLDGMRNLPVSGGRESFERLIATLELLDAQGDALADARMLDRALGGIARAARRGSVIVFLSDLLDLPEGAMELVAGMAARGRVLVVVQTLDPDEATLPFEGTVRLRGLEGGTVVETDVETTRQAYLAALGELGERWERGLLARGGRFVRALTTDDPVRVVRSIIEAAH, from the coding sequence GTGTCCAGCGCCCAAGGGATCCGTCAAAAGCTCGACTGGGGAAAGATCGCCCCGCTTCGCCTGCGTTCGCGCCTGGTGGCCGAAGGCGTGTACGCAGGAGGGCACAGGAGCGCCCGGCGCGGCGCGGGGGTGGAGTTCGGCGGGCATCGGGCCTACACACCGGGCGACGATCTGCGGTGGCTCGATCGGCGCTCGCTGCTGCTCCACGATCGGCTCCTGGTTCGGCAGTTCGAGACGGAGACGGATCGCGCGCTTCGGTTGGTGGTCGATCGCACCGCCTCCATGGGCTACCGCGGCTCGCGCGCCCCGGGCGCAAAGCTGGCGTGGAGCGCGCTGGTGGCGGCCGCGCTGGGGCGCGTGGCGATCGAGAGCGGAGATCCGGTGGGGCTCACCTTGTTCGGCGGGCTCGATGGGATGCGCAATTTGCCGGTGTCGGGCGGGCGCGAGTCGTTCGAGCGCCTCATCGCCACCTTGGAGCTGCTGGACGCGCAAGGCGACGCGCTGGCCGACGCGCGCATGCTGGATCGCGCCCTCGGCGGCATCGCACGCGCGGCCCGGCGCGGCTCGGTGATCGTCTTTTTGAGCGATCTGCTCGACCTGCCGGAGGGCGCGATGGAGCTGGTGGCGGGCATGGCGGCGCGCGGCCGGGTGCTGGTCGTCGTGCAAACGCTCGATCCCGACGAGGCCACGCTCCCCTTCGAAGGAACCGTGCGCCTTCGCGGTCTCGAGGGCGGCACCGTGGTCGAGACGGACGTGGAAACGACCCGCCAAGCCTACTTGGCCGCCCTCGGGGAGCTCGGCGAACGCTGGGAGCGCGGCTTGCTCGCCCGCGGAGGGCGCTTCGTGCGCGCCCTCACCACGGACGATCCGGTGCGCGTGGTGCGCTCCATCATCGAAGCCGCGCACTGA